A region of the Desulfovibrio litoralis DSM 11393 genome:
ACCGGCTTCTGTTAAAGCGTGTCTTGTTAGGTCTTCGGGATCAACGGATAGACCGCCCGTAGTGATTAATAAGTCAGCCCCTGCTTCTTTTATTGCTTGAATACTTTGTTGTATATGATTTTTATCGTCGGGAGCTATCTCGGTTTTTACAACAGTACATTCATATTGTTCAACTTTTTTGCTAATGATGGGTATAAACTTATCTGTGATTAGCCCCTTAAATACCTCTGTTCCCGTAACCAAAATACCCACACGAGCTTTACGAAACGGAGCAACCGAAAATAACGGAGTAGAAAGACGCTGTAACGCCTCGGCAAAAATATGATCAGCGATATATAAAGGTATAACTCTTGTTCCGCCTATTTGACTTCCGGCTTCTACTATTGTCGCATCTTGGCGAGTCGCACACATGACATCTTCGAGCATGTTAAAGGCTTCTAGTCGTTTTTTATCTACACAGAGTAACCCTCGTGTTGTGGCAGAAAAATTTATTTTACCTTCTTTGGGTGGCAATTCAAAAGTGATATTATTTCCGCTCATGCGTTTAGCAAAAGCTTTTACGCCATCATTTTCATGTATAAAACCATTGGGATTGTTATCTTCCACTGCAACAGAAAAACGACCGATTTGTTGAAGACGACAGACATCACCGGCTTCAAGTGTTTGCCCCGCTACAAACAGAGGACCTTTTTCTTTACCGGGAACAATTTGGGTCATATCGTGTAAAGCTTTTTTGCCTATGGCATCTTCGGCTTTAAGTATTTTTGTTTGCGGTAGGATTCTGTCGGTATCATTACACAGATAAGTATAAGGTGCTTCACCTTGGCAACCTCTACACAAAACACCGTCTTCTTGAGGGAAGGCTTCTTTACATTGCGGACAAATACCAATAGTGCCCATGTGAGAATGCCCCAATAAGTTTGGAATTATACGAATTGGTGCAATACTACAAATTGTGTCTCCGGCGGTTTTTATTTCTTTTAAGAGCTGTTCAGTATCTTGGTCTTTTTTAGCTTTTTGTTTTAAAAACCAAGAACTTATTTCAGGATAAGGCGCAAGTTTAGCAACATCAACATAAACTCTATAGCCTTCGCCTGTATATTTATCAAAAAGAGATAAAGCGTATCTGCCTAAATTTATTACTTTCATCCAGTTATTTCCGACGCTACAGAGCGTAAGAAGTTGGACAGCATCAGGCAAACATTTTTTTGTTTCTACAACTGCTTCAAAAAGTACACCCTCAGGCAGGGCTTTTTTTGCCATAGCGACCATATAACCGCCAATTAATAAGCCCGGTGCGGGGTAACCATGAAATTGGGCGGCGTAATCTTTAAATTCTTCAAAAGTATAATTATCTATATTCATAACAAGTTCCGTTGGGTTAAATCTATTTAGCTAAAAGCGTATCGCCTTGTTGATTATCAGGATTAAAATAATATATCAAGTTATGATCATGTTTTTTGTTAAATTCAACAGACTTGACTGGTAAATATGATATATAGTAAGCTTATATTATTAATTATAAGCCCATTGCAAAACTCTGTTTTGCGTACTTTTGTCATCGTTTTATGCTCTGTATGCACATAGCATAAAACGTCTTAAGTCACAAAACCCACTCATTTTACAGGAAAATTAAATTTTCCTTATTCGTGGTTTTTGGAGTGTCTTTCTGACGAAAGCCACTTTGAGCCTATTGTGCAATAGTCTCAATTATAGAGTTCTTTTAACCCAGATAATATGAGCATTGATTATGGAAAAAACAATTGCGTTTAAAGACGAGTACATGAAGCGTTTTGGTAAAAAATATGCAGATATTTTCAAAAATTTTTGTGGTCAAGTTTTAAACAGGATTGAGCGAGACGGGGTAGTTATACAGGAACAAAAGCGTGTGCTTGATGAGGCTGATCTTATTGCATATTTGCTTGATGAATATAACCAATGGACTCAAGATCTTCAGGCTGAACGCTATAAGAAATGTAAGGGAAGAACCGTTGAAGATGTAATGCTTTCCCATGCCCTTGGATATACGAATCATGTTTTTATTACTTTGGGTGAAATAAAAGCTTTTACAAGTGGAGATTTTAATCAGATATATAGATTTTTAGGTCTATTTACTCGTTATTATTACGCTTCTAATATTCACAATGAATTAATTCACGGAGGCGGTTATGCTTCTGGAAGTGGTATTGATCATGGTGGTTATGGTGATGCGGTGTCTGCTTGTTTTGCTTTAATGCGTCCTGATTGGGCAAAGTGTTTTTATCCTAAAGAGCTTGGTTTAATTAAGAAATGCCATCGTGATACAAATCGTATTGAAAGCCTTGTTGCCGGAATATTGCATGACAATGATGAGTGGAAAGAAAAAGCTTATAAAGATGCTCAAATATTTTTAAAGGGAAAACGTAGTGTGTCGGTACATGCGGCTATTTCTTATTTGTGTAATTTATATGATGCGGATACTAGTGGTATGAGCAGTAACTTGGCTGTTTTAATGAAAAATTATCACAAAACTCCTTGGTTAACTCTACCGGGCGGATATTCAAATGTTATATCTCTTTACGGGTATTATTTAATGGGAAAAACATATCTTAGCGAGAGTGATTTTGCTAAGGTTGAGCGTCCTGCGGGTTCCGGGTGGTGGAATGAGTATATTGATGTATGTTTACAAAATCCACCAACTGCCTTAGATGAATTACCTATTATCTTTCCTGAACCTCTGGGTTTTCTTAACGAAGCTATGCGTTGGATAGAACAAGGTCCTCCATTGGGTACAGTTCGTTTGGCGATGGATATCCCCAGAGAAAATCGAAGATAATATATATTGCGTTTAAGTTTAACAATTTCTAAATATTAATTGAAATTATAATGTGTGGGCTATTAAATAAATGAATCAAAATACACCCCAAAAAGCCTTGCGTATCCCCCCTTGGTTGCGTATTAAACTGCCTAAAGTCGGGGAGCATAAAGAGCGTTTTGTTTTAACTAAAGACAATGTTGATAAGCTTGGGTTACATACTGTTTGCCAAAGTGCAAAATGCCCGAATATGTGCCAGTGTTTTAGCGCAGGGACGGCAACATTTTTACTTTTGGGGAATATTTGCACTCGCAACTGTGCGTTTTGTAATATTGAAAGTGGCAA
Encoded here:
- a CDS encoding FmdE family protein, translated to MNIDNYTFEEFKDYAAQFHGYPAPGLLIGGYMVAMAKKALPEGVLFEAVVETKKCLPDAVQLLTLCSVGNNWMKVINLGRYALSLFDKYTGEGYRVYVDVAKLAPYPEISSWFLKQKAKKDQDTEQLLKEIKTAGDTICSIAPIRIIPNLLGHSHMGTIGICPQCKEAFPQEDGVLCRGCQGEAPYTYLCNDTDRILPQTKILKAEDAIGKKALHDMTQIVPGKEKGPLFVAGQTLEAGDVCRLQQIGRFSVAVEDNNPNGFIHENDGVKAFAKRMSGNNITFELPPKEGKINFSATTRGLLCVDKKRLEAFNMLEDVMCATRQDATIVEAGSQIGGTRVIPLYIADHIFAEALQRLSTPLFSVAPFRKARVGILVTGTEVFKGLITDKFIPIISKKVEQYECTVVKTEIAPDDKNHIQQSIQAIKEAGADLLITTGGLSVDPEDLTRHALTEAGLTDALYGAPVLPGTMSLVGRILSENINTHPTQTKADVSTIRQPQNGEMQVIGVPACALYYKTTLFDILLSRLLAGRIITRHELASMGEGGFCMNCKICTWPKCFFVK